TCCGCAAGAAGCGCGTGCCCGTGAACGGCCCGCTTCTCGAGAAGCTTCGGTACGCCCTCTTCCGCGACGTCGTCGAGCACGGGCCCATCGAGCCGGTCATGCGCGACACGTGGATCGAGGACATCAACGGCCTTGGCATGCGCAACCTGCACGTCGTGCACAAGATCTTCGGCATGGTGGACACGAACATCAAGTTCCGCGACCTCTCCCACCTCGACCGCTGGCTCGAGACGATGGGCGAGCGCATGGGGCGACCCATCTCCGACTCGAGCCCCATCGTGGACGGCGCCCTCCCGAACGGCTCCCGCATCAACGTCGTCTACAGCGATGCGGTGAGCAAGGGCGGCTCGTCGTTCACGATCCGCAAGTTCAGCGACACGCCGCTTCCAGCCACGCAGCTCATCGCGTGGGGCACCTGGTCGGCGCGCATCGGCGCGTACCTGTGGCTGTGCCTGGAGAACGGAATGTCCGTCTTCGTGGCCGGCGAGACGGCCTCCGGCAAGACGACCACCTTGAACGGCATCCTTCCCTTCATCAAGCCGCGGAGCAAGATCCTCACCGCCGAGGACACGCCCGAGGTCCTCCCGCCGCACGCGAACTGGCAGCAGCTCATCACCCGCGACCGGGGCAACAAGGAGAGCAGCGTCACCATGTACGATCTCCTCAAGGCCGCGCTGCGCTCCCGCCCCAACTACGTGATCGTGGGCGAGATCCGAGGCGCCGAGGGCGCCGTCGCCTTCCAGGCCATGCAGACGGGCCACCCCACCATGGCCACGTTCCACGCCTCCTCGGTGGGCAAGCTCATCCAGCGCTTCAGCAGCGACCCCATCAACGTTCCGCTGCCGTTCATGGACAACCTGAACGTCGTGCTCATCCAGATGGCCGTGTACGTCCACGGCAAGATGCTCCGCCGCGTGCTCGCCGTGGAGGAGATCGAGGGCTACAGCAAGCGCACGAAGTCCGTCATCACGCGGCAGGTGTTCGCGTGGGACCCCGTGTCCGACAAGTTCCAGTTCAGCGGGCGCAACAACTCGTACGTCCTCGAGAACCTCGTCGCCGAGAAGATGGGCTTCAAGGACAAGCGCGCGATCTACGCCGAGCTCGACAAGCGCACGGCGATCCTCGAGGAGTTCGCCCGCCGCAAGGAGTTCGACTACCACCGCATGGCGCGCTTCTTCCAGGAATACGCCGAGAAGGGCGACGCCGTGCTTCCCTTCCGCATCGAGGAGGCGATGGCATCGCACAGCCGCTGAAGGTCGCGCACGTCCCGGGCAACGGCGGCCCGCCCGCGCAGCCCCCCGAGACGCTCGAGGAGGCGCTTGCCGCCGACCCCGAGCTTGCGCGCTATCTCGCTCGGTACCGCTCCGAGCACGGGCGCGTCCCGCGATGGGCGCGCGTGCTCGTGCCGCAGGTGGACGATGCCGAGGTGGACGTCGTCTACCCCACCGCGCCGGGCATGTACGCGCACGTGCACACGGTGGACCGCCGCCAGCTGTACACGGTCGTGGAGCCCGCGCTCGAGGGGCCCGAGGTGAGGCTTGCGCTTGCGGCCAAGGACGCCATCTTCCAGGCCGCCCTGTACGACAAGCCGCCCAAGGGCCAGGCCGAGCTCGAAGCCGCGATCCTCCGCCTCTTCGACAAGGTCGTCGCGCCGACGAAGAGCCCCGGCAAGGTGCAGGTGGACCCGGCGCGCGCCCCGATCCTCCGCTACCACGTGCTCCGCGACATCGCGCGGTACGGGCCGCTTGAGCCCTTCATGCAGGATCCCTACCTCGAGGACATCCAGAGCGTGGGAACAGGCTACATCCACGTCATCCACAAGTTCTTCGACATGCTTCCAAGCAACGTCCGCTTCGAGGACGAGGGCTACCTCGACTCGTACCTTCGCAACCTGTCCGAGCGCATCGGACGGCCCGTCTCCGACGCGCGCCCGATCGTGGACGCGACGCTCTTTGACGGCTCGCGCATCAACGTCGTCTACAGCGACGACGTGTCCCGCAAGGGGCCGAGCTTCTCGATCCGCCGCGTGCACGAGAACCCCCTCTCCGTCACGCAGCTCATCGCGTGGAAGACCTTGACGGCCCAGATCGCCGCGTACCTGTGGCTGTGCCTGGAGAACTCCATGTCGCTGTTCGTGTGCGGCGAGGCCGCGTGCGGCAAGTCCACCACGCTGAACTCGATCCTGCAGTTCATCCCGCCGCGAAGCAAGCTCTACAGCGCCGAGGACACGCCCGAGGTGCGGCCCGCGCACCCCGTCTGGCAGCGCCTGCTCACGCGGGAGTCGGGTCCCGAGGAGGCGCGCGTGAAGATGTTCGACCTCCTCAAGGCCGCGCTGCGGTCGCGCCCGAACTACATCGTGGTGGGCGAGATCCGCGGCGCCGAGGGCGCCGTCGCCTTCCAAGCCATGCAGACGGGGCACCCGACCGTCGCCTCGTTCCATGCGAGCAACAAGGTGAAGATGATCCAGCGGCTCACGGCCGATCCCATCAACATCCCGCTCACGTTCATGGACAACCTGAACGTGGCCGTCTTCCAGCAGGCGCTCTACAAGAAAGGTCGCCTCATCCGCCGCGTGACGGCCGTGGACGAGATCGAGGGCTACAGCGAGATGGACGGGGGCATCATGACGCGGCCCGTCTTCGTCTACGACGCCGCGTCGGATCGCCACACGTTCAAGGGGATGAACAACTCGTACATCCTCGAGAAGAAGATCGCCGAGCAGCACGGCTACGAGGACCCGCGACAGATCTACGCCGAGCTCGAGCTTCGCACGCGCGTGCTGCAGGGCATGGTGGACCACGGCATCCTGGAGACCCACGAGGTCAACCGCCTGCTGTTCGCCTACGCGGACAAGGGGCCCGCCTGCCTTCCCTTCAAGGTCGACATGCCGGAGGGGCTGCCGCATTGATCGACCTCGCGAAGACGTTCCAGACGCTCAACATGCCCCCGAGCCGGTACGTCACGTTCTACGCCGTGCCCATCGTGGCCGTCGGCATCGTGCTCGCCCTCCTGGTCCCGCGCCTGGTCGCGCCCCTGCTGCCCGAGTTCGTCGCGCCGCTTGTCCCGATTCTCCTCGTCGCTTTTGCCGCCGGCGTCGCGATCCTGCTTCCGGTCTCGCTCGCCGACAGGAAGCGCGCCGAGATCAACAACGCCATCCCGTTCTTCATGACGCACTTTGGCGTCCTCTCGACGTCGAACATCCCGCGCGCCGAGATCATCCGCATCCTCGGCGAGAAGAAGGAGTACAACGCGCTCGCCGATGAGATGCAGCGCATCTACAGCCTCGTCTCGAACTGGAACCTGTCGCTCCCGCAGGCCTGCCGGTTCGTCTCGAAGACGACGCCCTCGAACATCCTCGCCGACTTCCTCGAGCGCCTGGCCCACGCGCTCGAGACCGGTCAGGACCTCGAGGTGTTCCTGCGCAACGAGCAGAGCGTCGTCATGAAGGAGTACGCGACGGTCTACGAGACGTCCATCTACCAGCTCGAGGGCATGAAGGACCTCTACCTCTCGACGATGATGTCGGGCGTCTTCCTCGTGATCTTCGCCATCATCACGCCGCTTCTCACCGGCATCGATCCTTCGCAGCTCCTCGTCGGCATCCTGTTCCTGTTCTTCTTCCTCGAGGTCCTGTTCCTGTTCATGCTTCAGTCGCGCGCCCCCAGCGACCGCCTGTGGCATCGCCTCGACATCGTGACGAAGGAGCGCAACCAGATCCAGCTCCTCGTGACCGGGGGCGCCGCCGCGGCCATCGTGATGTTTTTCCTGCTGCCGCGCCTGCTGGACGTGCCCGTCGGGCTCGCCCTTGCCGTCGCCGTCACGCCCATGGCCGCCGCCGGCCTCTTCGCCGAGACGGTCGAGGCGCGCGTGAAGCGGCGCGAGGACAACTACGCCGCCTTCGTCCGCTCGTTGGGCTCCTCGCTTGCCGCCAAGGGCGGATCGCTGCGCGAGGTCCTAAAGAAGCTCATGGCGCACAACTTCGGCCCGCTTACCACCCAGGTCCACAACCTCTTTGCGCGCCTGACGTGGCGCCTGCACGACGTGCTCGCCTGGAAGCACTTCTCGGCCGAGAGCGGCAGCAACCTCATCGAGAAGTTCAACGCCATGTTCATCGAAGGCATCCGCGCGGGGGGCAAACCGCAGGCCGTGGGCGAGATCATCAGCACGAACGTGACGCGCATCCTCAACCTGCGCAAGAGCCGCTACGGGACGGCCGGCACGTTCCGGCGCCTCATGCTCGGCTTCACCGCCGGCATGGCCTTCACGCTGTTCATCGGCATCGGCATGCTCGACGTGCTGAACTCGCTCTTCGGGCTTGCGAGCGTGCCCACCACCCTCGTTCCGATCCACCTCACGATCGACGTGGACACCTCGGGCATCGAGGAGATGCTCTTCTTCCTGCTCGTGTTCCACGCGCTTGCCGCGGCCGTCATGCTGAAACTCGTCGACGGCGGCGACTGGTCGGCAAGCTTCGTGAATTTCGTGGCCATGGTCTGGATCGCCGTGCTCATCAGCTACGCGAGCAAGGCGGTCATGGGCGGCATCTTCACGTTTGCCGGGTGACCGCGGCGCCCGCAGGCGCCCGGGCGGGAGGAATTCGGGGGCCCCGTTTCGTGGCCAGCCGGGTGAGAACTCGGGTGGGTGACAGTGCGGGCCCGGGGCCCCACGGAATCCACGACGGGCGGGGGAATGACGGTTCCGCCAAGAACGTCACGTCGTGTGTGGAGAACGATCGTACAGGAATCGTTAATGCGGAAGGGGTCTACGAGAAGCGTCCCCTCGCCAGCGGGGGGACGATACCATGCCGCCGCATCGCCCGCTGCAAGCCGCGATCCTCGTTCTCCTTCTCGCAGCGCTGTTCCTGGGCACCTTCTCGGCGGCAAGCGTCCTTCAGGGAAAGCGCGACCCGCTGGGCCTCGTGGAGGGAAGGCGCGAGGCGACGGCGCCGCCCGAGGAGCCGATCGCCGCCTCCGCGTGGGAGCCCCCGCCGGCCGCGCCGCCGCCCCCGCCCGACCTTGCGATCGAGCGCATGGAGAGGCAGGAATGCGTGGCGGCCGACGGCGGATGGCCCGGCCGCCTGCGCGTCACGATCCGAAACCTCGGGCCGGGACCCACAGGCGGGTTCCTCGCATGGACCGAAGCCATCGTGACGGATCGCGCCTCCGGCGAGCGCGCCACGTACGCCTCCCAGGTGTGGGAGGAGGACCTCCTGCCAGGCCACGAGCGGACCTACGAGCTGCGCTACGGCTTCCCGCTGGCCTCCCTTGCTTCGCCGGCGCCCTTGGCGCCCGTCCCCGGCGAATACGACATCCTCGTGACGATCGACCGCCCGACCGACCCCGACTACGCCTTCCTCGGGGAGGCTGGCATCCTGCCGGAGGCAGACGAGACGAACAACGCCAAGACGGTGTCCTCCGACGGGCTTGCGCGCGGCGTATGCCGGTAGACGTCCCTAGCGAAGCTTCGTGCCGTAGTCCACGTAGTTCGACGGCGGGGGCTCCACGTTCTGGTGCCACAGCGACGCCAGCACCTCGCCGCGGTGGAGGTGCTCGTGCGTGAGGATGTGGAAGAGGATCTCCTCGACCGTGTAGTGCGAGCGCGCGGGCCGCGACTCCGCGTGCGTGGGGTCGACGGGCCCGCACAGGCGCAAGAGCCCGGCGTCGTCGAGCGACGCGACAAGGCCGTGCGTGCGCGCCCGGGCCTGCCGGGCGAAGGAGCGCACCGCGCCCAGGCCCGTGAACTCCGTCGGCTTGTGGCGTTCCCACTCGGGCGGCTCGCCGGCGATGACGTCCGCCCACGCCATCTCCACGTTGGCCACGTGCGTGAGGATCCCAAGCGGCGTGAAGTACGAGAAGTCGACGTTGGCGCGCAACGCCTCGGCGGGGACCCGGGCAAGGGAATCCCACCACCGCTCCGAGATGCTGTCGCTGAAGGCGAGGAAGCGTCGGACGTCCATCCGATCCGGGCAAGCGCGCGCCCCTGCTTGAATCCGACGGGGCAGCAACCCTTGTCCCCAAGCTTGCTCGTCCCCCCGAGCCCTTGGCTTTCACATGCACGGTCAAGGACGCAAGCGGCCGACCGTCGCCGAGCATCCGGAGGAGCCGTCCGACGCGCATCGGCCGGCAGACGACGTCGAGCGGGAGAAGCGCGCCGTCGCCGCGCAGGCGGAGACGGGCGCCCGGCCGCCGGAGATCGCCGGCGCCGCCCGCTCGCTGCCGCCGCCCGTCCGCGCGCACGTGGACCACCCGCCGCGGCGCCCGGGCCGCGCCTCGGGCAGGGGCGAGCCGTGACCGACGTCTTCGAACAGAGGCGTCTCGAGAAGGACCGCGCGGACCGGGAGGAGGCCGTGCCAAGCGACGACTCGGCGGCCGAATCGCTCGCAACCCGTCCCGACGAATCCGTGCGCGTGCTCTCCGATCCGAGCGTGGGCGACGTCGCGCGGGACGCGCGCGAGCGCGTGGGCCCCGAGGTTTCCCAGACCGAACGCGAGCTTGCCAAACGCGGGGGCGAGAGCGGGACCGCAGACGCCGGCAAAGACTACACGCGTCCCGGCTCCGCGATCCCGGCGGAAGATCCGCGCGAGCGCGCGGAGCGGCAGCACGAGGCCGCGCGCGCGAGCGCCTCCCGTGAGGCCATGGCGCAACCGCGGGCTCCCGACGAACTCTCCGCCGCCGCGCGGGAGCAGAAACGGCGGGACCGCCGGCTCCGCTAGCGGCCCGCCGACCGTGAACCGTCCCAACAGGCCTTTGCGGAACCACGGCAAACGCGGGACCCATGGCCACCGACCGATCGCTGGACGAGATCCTCTCCACGCTCTACGACCGAAAGACCAAGCCGCCGGAGGCGTTCCTGCGCCCCGAGCGCCGCGAGGAGTCGGCCATCGAGGGCAACGGCCCCCTCGGCCGCGCATCGCCGACGGACCCCCCCGGCACCTCGCGGCAGCGCGAGCGCGAGCAAGCGGAATCCTAGGCGACGGCGCCGCCTTCGCCCGCGCCGACGACGAACGCCTCGAGCTTGGCGGCGTGCGTCGGCCCTCCCTGCGGCGCGCGCGCCGTGACGGAGAACTCCACGTGCTCGCCCGCGCGCGCGCCCGCCGGCGACCGCACGAGAACGTAGAGGGTCCGCTCCTCGCGCGGATCGAGCTGCACGTCGGGCATGGCGAGGAAGGCCGTCCACCCTTCGGCGCCGCCCTGCACGTCGAGCCGCAGCGTCGCCCGTTGCGAGGAGCCGTTGCGCAGGCGGAGCGGGAACGAGACGCCCTTGCCCGGCTCCACGTTCTTGCGGGGCTCGGGCGCCGACAGGAGCGGAGGCGCGCCCATCGACCGCAGGTACCACCACGCGCCGGCGCCCACCGCGGCAAGCGCCAACGGGAAAAGAAGAAGGACGCCAAGGCCCACGCCGCCCCCCGAGGGCGGCACGAAGGGGGGCGGCGGAACCTCCAGGGACGCCGTGACGGTCTGCGTGAGGACCGGCCCCGAGACAGGCGGCGCGCCGGGCACCGGAATCGGCGGGGGACAGGTGACGGACGCAGTCGCGGTCACGCCGGCAAACCGCGCGGCACCCACGCTCTGCGGCGCGGTGAGACGCAGCACCACGGTCTTCGTCGAGCCGGGCGCAAGCGTGAACTCCTCCGCTTCGGGCGCTCGCGACCACTCCGCCGCGTCGGGCTGCGAGAACGACAGCCGCACGCTTGCCGTGACCGCGTCCGTGCTCGCGAGCGTGACGTTGTACGCGGCCGTCTCGCCCGGGGGCAGCCGCGCGGTCGCCGGATCGACCGCAAGCGCGTACGAAGCGGCCGCGCACACGGGCTGCTGCGCGCCCGTCGGCGCCGCGAAGAAAAGGGAAGCGCACAGCATGGCGCCCACGAGGATTCCCCGCCGCAGCACGCGCATCGCGCGCCCATGCCACCGGCGTCTTAAAGCACTTGCGTTGCGTTGCGCCGGCCCGTTGCCCGAGTTCGTGCAGCATCCCCGGATCGCCGCATCGACCCTCGAGCGCCGGCCGTTCCAGGAAGCGATCGCGCGCGCGTGCCTTTCCCGCAACACGCTTGTCGTGCTGCCCACCGGCCTTGGAAAGACCGCCATCGCGCTTTCGGTCCTCGCCGAGCGACTGCGGCAGCGCCCCGGCCAGAAGGCGCTGTTCCTCGCCCCCACGAAGCCCCTTGCCGAACAGCACGCCGCCTTCCTCTCCCGCGCGCTCACGCAGCCGCGCGTGGTCGTGCTCACCGGCGAGACGCCGCCCTCCGAGCGCGCGCTCCTGTGGAGCTCGCACGAGGCCATCTGCGCAACGCCGCAGGTCGTTCACAACGATGTCCTCGCCGAGCGCGTCGACCTCGCCGACTGCGCGATCGTTGTCTTCGACGAGGCGCACCGCGCAGTCGGCGACTACGCGTACCCGTTCCTCGCGGAGCGCTACCGAGCCCGCGCGCCGGAAGGCCGCATCCTGGGCATGACCGCCTCGCCGATGCGCGCGGCCTCGGCGCCCGGCGAGGCCGCGCGCATCGGCGAGGTCTGCCGCAACCTTGGCATCGAGGGCGTCGAGATCCGCACGGAATCGGACCCCGACGTCCGACCGTACGTGCCCGGCATCGCGCTCGAATGGCTCGAGGTTCCCATGCCCGACCAGCTCCGCGCCGTCGCGGACCCCATCCGCCGCGCGCTCGAAGAGGACGTCCGCGCGCTGCGCGAGGCGAGCCTCGTCCGCGCCCCGCGCGTGGGCGCCGCCGAGCTCCTGAAGGCGCAAGCCGCCATCCAGGCGCGCCTTCGCGAGGCCGGCGACAAGGCCCCCCGCGAGCTCTACCGCATGGCGAGCCTCCAGGCGCGCGCGCTCAAGGCCAACCACGCGCTCGAGCTCGTCGAGACGCAGGGCCTCCAGGCGCTGCAAGCGTACTTCGAGCGGCTGGAGCAGGATCGTTCGAAGGCGGCAAAGGCCCTCCTCGACGACCCTCGCATCCGCCAGGCGCGCATCCTCGCCGAGGGCACGCGGGTGGAGCATCCGAAGCTGCGGCGCGTCGCCCTTCTCCTGCGCGAGCAGCTCGAGAAGAAGCCGGACTCGCGCGCGATCGTCTTCACGCACTACCGCGACACGTGCGAGCTTCTCCACCAGAAGCTCGCCGAGGTCGAGGGCCTCCGCCCCGCGCGCTTCGTGGGGCAGGCCAGCCGCGGCGAGGACAAAGGCCTCTCGCAGAAGGAGCAGGCCGCCGTCCTGCAGGCGTTCAAGGACGGCGCGTTCAACGTGCTCGTCGCGACGAGCGTCGCCGAAGAGGGGCTCGACATCCCCGCCACCGACCTCGTCCTTTTCTACGAGCCCGTGGCAAGCGAGATCCGCACGATCCAGCGCCGCGGCCGCACCGGCCGCCTGCGACCCGGCCGCGTCGTGGTGCTCCTTGCCAAGGGCACGCGCGACGAGGCCTACTACTGGAGCGCGAAGAACAAGGAGAAGCGCATGCGCGCGCAAGTCGACGACCTGCGGAAATCCTTCGCGGCCGTGAACGCAAGCCTGAGCGCAAGCGCCGCCCGCGCGCCCCCGAGCGCCTCGCAGGCGCCCCTCGAAGCCTTTGCGCCGCCGAAGTCCGGCGAATCGGAACCCGACGGGCCGCCGGGGGGCCAAAGCCCTGGAGGAAGCGAAGCTTCCTCCGGGCCCTCGGAATCGCCCGCGGCGATTCCGCAAGGCCGCCCGCCGGCGAAGCCGGCGCTCGGCTCCACGGCCGCCGCCCCGCCGACCCGCCTGGAGATCATCGTCGACCATCGCGAATTCACGAGCCCCGTCGTGCGCGAGCTTGCGGCAAGGGACGTCGCCGTGAAGCCCGCGCAGCTCCCCGTGGGCGACTTCGTGCTCTCCGACCGCCTGGGCGTCGAGCGCAAGACCGTCGACGACCTCGTCGACAGCCTCGTCGACGGACGCCTCTTCGCGCAGGTGAAGCTCCTTCGCCAAAGCTACGCCGCGCCCGTCCTCGTCGTGGAAGGCGAGGACCTCGCCCCCGCGCGCCGCATCCCGCCCGCGGCCCTGCACGGCGCGCTCGCCTCCGTCGTCGCCGACTTTGGCGTGCCCGTGCTGCGCACGCGCGACGCGCACGAGACGGCCGCCCTCCTGTACGGCATGGCGCGGCGCGAGCAGAAGGAGGCCGGGCGGCCCGTCGCGCTGCGCGGGGACAAGCGCGCCTCGGATCCCGACGACGAGCTCCGCGTCGTGCTCGAAGGCGTGCCGGGCGTCTCGGCCGTCCTCGCCGAGCGCCTGCTGCGCCGCTTCCGCACGCTCTCGGCCGTCGCCGCCGCCGACGAGGCGGAGCTTCGCGAGGTCGAGGGCATCGGCGAGGTGCTCGCGCGCCGAATCGCTGAAATCTTCCGCCGCACGTACCGGGGCTGACCATGCGACGCACGACCACGCGCGAGAGTCCGGGTCCCGCGAACTCGCTGCAGTACTGGCGGCGGATCGTCCCGCTGCGCCGCGTGGCGCGCAACTGGCTTTGCAACAAGCTCGCGCGCGACCTGCCGAGCTTCCGCGCCAAGAACTGGCTGTACCGTCGCATGGGCGTGAAGGTGGGCGACAACGTGAGCGTGGCGTGGGCGGCCACGATGGACGTCCTGTTCCCCGAGCTCATCACGCTCGAAGACGATTGCATCGTGGGCTACAACACGACGATCCTCACGCACGAGTTCCTGCGGCGCGAGTGGCGGACGGGGCCGGTCGTCGTGGGCAAGGGCGCCACGATCGGCGCCAACTGCACGATCCTGCCCGGCGTGAAGATTGCGCCCGGCGCGGTCGTCTCCGCGCATTCGCTCGTGAACTCGGACGTCGAGGGATTCGTCGGCGGCGTGCCCGCAAGACCGTTGCGCCAAAGCGGCCGCGAAGCGGCCGCAGAGAGCAAGAAAGAGGGGGGCGTGGGGGGATTCTTCCCCCCACACGGGCGGTAGCAAGCGCCAGATGTATACGTATGCATACATTGGTATACGTATGTATACATGGTCCGCAACATCGCGGTTCCTCCCCCCACGGAGTTTTAAGTACCCGGGTCCGATTTCCCCCGCATGGGCAAGCTCAAGGGCAGTCGGCGCGACCGGCCGGACCCGTCGGCGATTGCGCCGCGCTCGGACGCACGCGCGCCGGGGGGCCGCAGCCCCCCGAGCCCCCCGCTCTCTGCGGACGCGCTTCGCGCGTCTGCCACGACGCGCCCCCGGCGCATCCTCGTGGCAAAGCCCGGCCTCGACGGGCACGACCGCGGCGCAAAGGTGATCGCGCGCGCGCTCTCGGACGCGGGCTTCGAGGTCATCTACACGGGGCTTCGCCAGACGCCCGAGCAGATCGCCGCTGCCGCCGTGCAGGAGGACGTGGACGCCGTCGCGCTCTCCATCCTCTCGGGGGCGCACATGGCGCTCTTCCCGCGCGTGCTGGAGCTTCTCCGCGAGCGCGACGCGGGCGACATCCCCGTGGTGGGCGGGGGCGTCATCCCGGAGGACGACGCGCGCGAGCTCAAGCGCGCGGGCGTGCGGGAGATCTTCGGGCCGGGGACGAGCACGCAGGAGATCGTGGCGTTCTTCCGCAAGGAGCTCGACGCGGCGTGACGTCGTCGGCCCCTTCCGTGGCGCAGCTCGTTTCGCGCCTTCGCGAAGGCGACGCGCGCGCGGCCGGGCGCCTCATCACGCTTCTTGAGAACGACGGCGGGGGCGCCTCGGAGGCGCTCTCGCTCCTGCACCCGCTGGGCGGGCGCGCGCACGTGATCGGCGTGACGGGAGCGCCGGGGACGGGCAAGAGCACGCTTGTGGACAAGCTCGTGGCGCTCGCGCGCACGCAGGGGCGGACGGTGGGCGTCGTGGCGGTGGACCCGTCGAGCCCGTTCACGGGCGGCGCGGTGCTGGGCGATCGCATCCGCATGCAGAGGATCGCGACGGACCCGGGCGTGTTCGTGCGAAGCCTTGCCACGCGAGGCGCGCTCGGCGGGCTCTCGCGCGCGACGGGCGACGCGGTGGCGGTGCTCGACGCGATGGGCAAGGACATGATCTTCGTCGAGACGGTGGGCGTGGGGCAGGACGAGGTGGACGTCGTGAAGACGGCCGACACGGTCGTGCTCGTCACGGCGCCCTCGCTGGGCGACGAGATCCAGGCGTTCAAGTCGGGCATCATGGAGATCGGCGACGTGTTCGTCGTGAACAAGGCGGACCTTCCCGGCGCCGATCAGGCCGCCGTCGAGATCGAGTCGGCGCTCTCGCTTGCGGAGGAGGCGCACGGGGCGTCGCCGCGTTGGCGTCCGCCGGTGCTGCGCACGGACGCTTCGCGGGGCGAAGGCGCCAAGGAGGTCCTCTCCGCGTGCGGTCGCCATTGGGCCTGGCTTGCGGAGGCGGGGGGGCTCGCGCAACGCCGGGCGAGCAAGCGCGAGGCCGAGATCCTCGATCTTGCGCGCGAGCGCGTGGCGCAGTGGGCGCGGTCCGACCCGCAGGCGCGCACGCTCTTGGCCGCGCTGGCGCGCGAGGTTGCGCAGCGGAGGATCGACGCGCGTAACGCCGCAAGCGTGCTTCTGTCACGCTTTCGCGAGTAGACAAGAAACCCATCCATATCGAACCTAGGATTTAAGTGCGGCCAGCCAAATGCCCGCCCCGGTGGAAAGCGCATGCGCTTGTTCCGAACGTCGTCCGGATTCCCGATCGTGACCGTCGCGCTTCTCGTTGGCGTCGCCCTTGCGGGCTGCACAACGCCTGGACCGGGGCCGGGCCCCGGAGGGGATGGCCAGCCCATTCGCATCGGCACGCTGCTGCCCATGTCCGGCGGGCTTGAGCAGTACGGCCCGTCGATGCGCAACGGCGCCATCCTCGCCATGGAGCAGATCAACGCGGCCGGCGGCGTGCTGGGTCGGCAAATCCAACTGTTCCACGAGAACGACCAAACGAACAACGACGCTTCCGTGGCCGCCGCGCGCACGCTTGTCAACACGCACCGCGTGGTGGCCGTGATCGGGCCGGCCGGTTCCCCGATGGTCATCGCCTCGGGACCCACCATGTGGGACAATCGCATCCTCCACATCTCGCCCTCGGCGACAAGCCCGCAGCTCACGGAGCTTGCGCGCGACGGCACGACGGGCGGCTACTGGTTCCGAACGGCGCCCGACGACGGCCTCCAGGGCAAGGTCGCCGCGGCCTACGCCATCGCAAAAGGCTACGCGCGCGTGAACATCCTGGCCAGCAACAACGCCTACGGCCTGGGCCTGGCCGAGGCGTTCAAGGCGTCCTTCGAGAACCAGAGCTCGGTGCCGCCGCGCGTGAGCAACATCGTCACCTACACGGACGATCCCATCCAGGCGAGCTACAGCGCGGAGGTCGCGCAGGCCTTCACGGGCGCGCCCAACGCCGTCTTCTTCGTCGGCTATCCGGGCGCGGCGGCCGTCATCATGCAGGACTGGTGGGCCAACCGCCAGCTTCCGGGCTACGACGCCCAGTGGATCTGGAGCGAGGGCGTCTACAGCCAGGCGCTCGTGGACGACATGCGCGGCCGCGACATCGACGTGCGGGGCGTGACGGGCACGGCGCCGCAGAGCCCGGGCGATCGCGAGGCGACGTTCAACCAGGCGT
This Candidatus Thermoplasmatota archaeon DNA region includes the following protein-coding sequences:
- a CDS encoding type II/IV secretion system ATPase subunit; protein product: MEDAVARNPHLGAYLASLAAQGKPQPAWKPVMTRDLKAAKPLDFLYPVGDPIFVHLVKDGTSLFPRYYAIEPVLAPEEESTFEALKMQVFLRAPEVAVPDEPAEYKDALGKLLDKILQGGGVTVGTGFRKKRVPVNGPLLEKLRYALFRDVVEHGPIEPVMRDTWIEDINGLGMRNLHVVHKIFGMVDTNIKFRDLSHLDRWLETMGERMGRPISDSSPIVDGALPNGSRINVVYSDAVSKGGSSFTIRKFSDTPLPATQLIAWGTWSARIGAYLWLCLENGMSVFVAGETASGKTTTLNGILPFIKPRSKILTAEDTPEVLPPHANWQQLITRDRGNKESSVTMYDLLKAALRSRPNYVIVGEIRGAEGAVAFQAMQTGHPTMATFHASSVGKLIQRFSSDPINVPLPFMDNLNVVLIQMAVYVHGKMLRRVLAVEEIEGYSKRTKSVITRQVFAWDPVSDKFQFSGRNNSYVLENLVAEKMGFKDKRAIYAELDKRTAILEEFARRKEFDYHRMARFFQEYAEKGDAVLPFRIEEAMASHSR
- a CDS encoding type II/IV secretion system ATPase subunit, giving the protein MLVPQVDDAEVDVVYPTAPGMYAHVHTVDRRQLYTVVEPALEGPEVRLALAAKDAIFQAALYDKPPKGQAELEAAILRLFDKVVAPTKSPGKVQVDPARAPILRYHVLRDIARYGPLEPFMQDPYLEDIQSVGTGYIHVIHKFFDMLPSNVRFEDEGYLDSYLRNLSERIGRPVSDARPIVDATLFDGSRINVVYSDDVSRKGPSFSIRRVHENPLSVTQLIAWKTLTAQIAAYLWLCLENSMSLFVCGEAACGKSTTLNSILQFIPPRSKLYSAEDTPEVRPAHPVWQRLLTRESGPEEARVKMFDLLKAALRSRPNYIVVGEIRGAEGAVAFQAMQTGHPTVASFHASNKVKMIQRLTADPINIPLTFMDNLNVAVFQQALYKKGRLIRRVTAVDEIEGYSEMDGGIMTRPVFVYDAASDRHTFKGMNNSYILEKKIAEQHGYEDPRQIYAELELRTRVLQGMVDHGILETHEVNRLLFAYADKGPACLPFKVDMPEGLPH
- a CDS encoding type II secretion system F family protein translates to MIDLAKTFQTLNMPPSRYVTFYAVPIVAVGIVLALLVPRLVAPLLPEFVAPLVPILLVAFAAGVAILLPVSLADRKRAEINNAIPFFMTHFGVLSTSNIPRAEIIRILGEKKEYNALADEMQRIYSLVSNWNLSLPQACRFVSKTTPSNILADFLERLAHALETGQDLEVFLRNEQSVVMKEYATVYETSIYQLEGMKDLYLSTMMSGVFLVIFAIITPLLTGIDPSQLLVGILFLFFFLEVLFLFMLQSRAPSDRLWHRLDIVTKERNQIQLLVTGGAAAAIVMFFLLPRLLDVPVGLALAVAVTPMAAAGLFAETVEARVKRREDNYAAFVRSLGSSLAAKGGSLREVLKKLMAHNFGPLTTQVHNLFARLTWRLHDVLAWKHFSAESGSNLIEKFNAMFIEGIRAGGKPQAVGEIISTNVTRILNLRKSRYGTAGTFRRLMLGFTAGMAFTLFIGIGMLDVLNSLFGLASVPTTLVPIHLTIDVDTSGIEEMLFFLLVFHALAAAVMLKLVDGGDWSASFVNFVAMVWIAVLISYASKAVMGGIFTFAG
- a CDS encoding DinB family protein, which codes for MDVRRFLAFSDSISERWWDSLARVPAEALRANVDFSYFTPLGILTHVANVEMAWADVIAGEPPEWERHKPTEFTGLGAVRSFARQARARTHGLVASLDDAGLLRLCGPVDPTHAESRPARSHYTVEEILFHILTHEHLHRGEVLASLWHQNVEPPPSNYVDYGTKLR